The proteins below come from a single Etheostoma spectabile isolate EspeVRDwgs_2016 chromosome 4, UIUC_Espe_1.0, whole genome shotgun sequence genomic window:
- the phf20a gene encoding PHD finger protein 20 isoform X4 yields MVRRAPSRRDRRPQENGGPKNKRARRSTSDQEEDSNSEDDEREEGMVNEKNKKAIGEVEAAPTVKQEEEMSEQADQDKPRVVEKGMGLTNGVKVEEDYEHNEKRCHINGEVKKEEVETEGRESKPYTESPKPYTEFSTQTSAQMEQVPVNITTTESNGDVEQKPNVQSESSQPAADTPPPQPVKPVRKQGFHNPNRFSREPLYRVIKNQPPPVLSINLDHNPFKCSAPGCTKSFRKAKLLHYHMKYYHGEEQPQEAERSPTRNVQTRASEKQATATSLDGSKRRRTISASMHSVGPAAAPRGEVKTASRRTSAPPAVNTQSHQQRALLREKSKENQLDRNGCQQQDKESDKSGFDVGSLKDKLKEKPKQKDFLRIKLKKKKKKKKAKSDYTGSEENIDISVLGLQSKLNLPYKSPPSHNHKPEAYPSRPGYSYSQQIHVDDEDSISDWSTDSCGWSDDDFGVDLDVTTPPLSVDSGAVDTSEEIVRCICEVEEDNDFMIQCEDCLCWQHGTCMGLLEDNVPDRYTCYICRDPPGQRQSLRYWYDREWLSNGHMYGLSFLGENYSHQNAKKITTTHQLLGDVHHVVEILNGLQLKMSVLQSNTHPDLHLWRQPWKHLERSRTTSDSCRGSDAAPSPVTPDEDMSRGEILMSNALEKLSRAATSATSSSSCSFPFPSFQDSYITSEHCYQKPRAYYPAVEQRLVVETRQGSELEDSMRSTEELLEREQRYGSLLEMEKPKSTGTSTKASIGGSWSQTEMREEGGRDPGGAADNSRQHQQRQINLLDHIDAVQDEVSHRMDFIERELDVLESWLDYTGELEPPEPLARLPQLKHRMKRLLTQLSKVQQIALYSST; encoded by the exons ATGGTCAGGAGGGCCCCAAGTCGCAGAGACAGGAGGCCTCAGGAGAACGGAGGTCCCAAGAACAAGCGAGCCAGACGCAGCACCTCCGACCAGGAGGAGGATAGCAACAGTGAGGACGATGAGCGGGAAGAGGGGATGGTGAACGAGAAGAACAAGAAAGCAATTGGCGAGGTAGAGGCTGCACCCACTGtcaaacaggaagaagaaatgTCAGAGCAAGCAGACCAGGACAAGCCCAGGGTTGTAGAAAAGGGGATGGGACTGACAAATGGGGTGAAGGTAGAAGAAGACTATGAGCATAACGAAAAAAGGTGTCACATTAATGGAGAGGTAAAGAAGGAAGAGGTGGAAACAGAAGGAAGGGAATCAAAGCCATACACAGAGTCGCCCAAGCCATACACAGAGTTTTCCACTCAGACATCAGCACAGATGGAGCAGGTGCCTGTCAATATAACAACAACAGAATCCAATGGAGATGTGGAACAGAAGCCAAACGTCCAATCAGAAAGCTCTCAGCCTGCCGCAGACACGCCGCCTCCCCAGCCTGTGAAAC CGGTAAGAAAGCAGGGTTTCCACAACCCAAACAGATTCAGCAGAGAACCTT TGTACCGTGTTATCAAAAACCAACCTCCTCCCGTCCTGTCCATCAACCTCGACCACAACCCATTTAAGTGCAGCGCTCCCGGCTGCACAAAGTCATTCCGTAAGGCTAAGCTGCTGCACTACCATATGAAATATTATCATGGCGAGGAACAGCCTCAGGAGGCGGAGCGCAGCCCCACCAGGAATGTCCAGACCAGGGCCTCTGAGAAGCAGGCTACTGCCACCAGTTTGGACGGCTCAAAGAGAAGGCGCACCATCTCTGCCTCTATGC aCTCTGTTGGGCCTGCCGCGGCTCCCCGTGGAGAGGTGAAGACTGCAAGCAGGCGAACGTCAGCCCCGCCTGCAGTCAACACCCAGAGCCATCAGCAGAGGGCACTGCTGAGGGAGAAGAGCAAGGAGAACCAGCTGGACAGGAATGGATGCCAGCAGCAGGATAAGGAATCAGACAAGAGTGGCTTTGATGTTG GGTCATTAAAAGACAAACTGAAAGAGAAACCGAAACAGAAGGACTTCCTCCGCATtaaactaaagaagaagaagaagaaaaagaaggccAAGTCTG ACTACACAGGTAGTGAGGAGAATATTGACATCTCAGTATTGGGTCTTCAGTCCAAATTGAATTTGCCATACAAATCCCCCCCCTCACACAATCACAAGCCCGAGGCCTACCCCAGCAGGCCTGGATACAGCTACTCACAGCAGATACATGTGGATG ATGAGGATAGCATTAGTGACTGGTCCACTGACAGCTGTGGGTGGAGTGATGATGACTTTGGGGTAGATTTGGACGTCACCACGCCTCCCCTGAGTGTGGACTCCGGTGCTGTGGACACAAGTGAAGAGATAGTACGATGTATCTGTGAGGTGGAGGAAGATAATGACTTCATGATTCAG TGTGAAGACTGTTTGTGTTGGCAGCATGGCACGTGCATGGGCCTGCTGGAAGACAATGTTCCAGATCGATATACCTGCTACATCTGCAGAGACCCACCAG GTCAGAGGCAGAGTCTGCGCTACTGGTACGATCGTGAGTGGTTGAGCAATGGTCACATGTACGGCTTGTCCTTTCTGGGAGAGAACTACTCTCACCAAAATGCCAAGAAGATCACCACCACCCACCAGCTGCTGGGAGATGTGCACCACGTAGTAGAGATCCTCAATGGACTGCAGCTCAAGATGAGCGTCCTACA GAGCAATACTCACCCGGACTTGCATCTGTGGCGGCAGCCCTGGAAACATTTGGAGAGGTCACGGACCACCTCTGACTCGTGTCGTGGCAGTGATGCAGCTCCATCTCCTGTGACTCCTGATGAGGACATGAGTCGAGGTGAAATTTTAATGTCCAATGCTCTGGAGAAGCTGAGCCGGGCTGCTACATCTGCCACCTCCTCTTCGTCCTGCTCCTTCCCCTTCCCATCCTTTCAGGACTCCTACATTACCAGTGAACATTGCTACCAGAAACCACGGGCATACTACCCAGCGGTGGAGCAGAGGCTGGTGGTGGAGACCCGACAGGGCTCAGAGCTGGAGGACAGCATGAGAAGCACAGAGGAACTGTTGGAGCGGGAGCAACGCTATGGAAGCCTGCTGGAGATGGAAAAGCCAAAATCAACAGGCACAAGTACCAAG GCTTCAATTGGTGGCTCTTGGTCTCAGACTGAAATGAGGGAAGAGGGTGGAAGAGATCCTGGAGGGGCTGCAGATAACAGCAGGCAGCATCAACAGAGGCAGATCAACCTGCTGGATCACATAGACGCAGTCCAGGACGAGGTCTCACACAGGATGGACTTCATTGAGCGGGAGCTGGACG TGCTGGAGAGCTGGCTGGACTACACCGGGGAGTTGGAGCCTCCTGAACCTCTGGCCCGTCTGCCTCAGCTTAAACACCGCATGAAACGGCTGCTGACACAGCTGAGCAAGGTGCAGCAGATTGCCCTGTACAGCTCCACATGA